From Cyanobium sp. ATX 6F1, a single genomic window includes:
- a CDS encoding phosphoribosylanthranilate isomerase encodes MPAPRLKICGLRRPEQAAAVARLGVDAIGVIGVAGTPRFLEAALRPALYAAVAAANPSVLRVLVVADPDSAALDELRPGRGHQALQLHGEESPAFCAELRERLGCPIWKALRVRSAADLDRALAYEGAVEALVLDAWVPDQLGGTGQAIPVAWLRDFTPPLPWWLAGGVSPERLPGLLQQLRPDGFDASSAVERSPGDKDLARVEALLSALRQGSEHEMGEDRLG; translated from the coding sequence TTGCCGGCGCCTCGACTCAAGATTTGCGGCCTGCGGCGGCCCGAGCAGGCGGCGGCGGTGGCTCGGCTCGGGGTCGATGCGATCGGTGTGATCGGCGTCGCTGGCACCCCGCGCTTCCTGGAGGCGGCCCTGCGTCCCGCCCTGTATGCGGCGGTGGCGGCCGCCAACCCATCGGTGCTGCGCGTGCTGGTGGTGGCGGATCCAGATTCCGCCGCCCTCGATGAGCTGCGTCCAGGCCGTGGGCATCAGGCGCTGCAACTGCACGGCGAGGAAAGTCCGGCGTTCTGCGCCGAGCTGCGCGAGCGCCTCGGCTGCCCGATCTGGAAGGCCCTGCGGGTGCGCTCGGCGGCTGATCTGGATCGGGCCCTGGCCTACGAAGGCGCCGTGGAGGCGCTGGTGCTCGATGCCTGGGTGCCCGATCAACTGGGGGGCACGGGCCAGGCGATTCCGGTGGCCTGGCTGCGTGATTTCACCCCCCCCCTGCCCTGGTGGCTGGCGGGCGGAGTATCCCCGGAGCGCCTCCCTGGGCTGTTGCAACAGCTGCGGCCCGATGGCTTCGATGCCTCCAGCGCCGTGGAGCGCTCCCCCGGCGACAAGGACCTGGCCAGGGTGGAGGCCCTGCTGAGCGCCCTCAGGCAAGGGTCAGAACACGAGATGGGCGAAGATCGCCTCGGTTGA